Proteins encoded within one genomic window of Rhizobium acidisoli:
- a CDS encoding GntR family transcriptional regulator, with translation MPDIDPGSLPERKRGSGVKLVYDLLRNEILDLKLAPGSPIDEVQLAERFKMSRTPIREALVRLAGDGLIETLPNRSTMVSNIDFLNLSTFFDALVLMYRVTTRLAAQNHRREDLASIHRFHEDYAAAIEARDTLAMIATNAAFHAAIAEAGRNPYFTGLFRRLLDEGRRILRLYYQSYDEHFPQQFVDEHAEIIAAIEARDIEAADGLGKVHAEQIVAQVQKLFSRNGKLDIAL, from the coding sequence ATGCCCGACATCGACCCCGGTTCTCTTCCCGAACGCAAACGCGGCTCCGGCGTGAAGCTGGTCTACGACCTGCTGCGCAACGAGATACTCGACCTGAAGCTCGCCCCCGGCAGCCCGATTGACGAGGTGCAGTTGGCGGAGCGGTTCAAGATGTCGCGGACACCGATCCGCGAGGCGCTTGTCCGCTTGGCCGGTGACGGGCTGATAGAAACGCTGCCGAACCGCTCGACCATGGTGTCGAACATCGATTTTCTCAATCTCAGTACATTCTTCGACGCCCTCGTCCTGATGTATCGGGTAACGACGCGGCTGGCGGCGCAGAACCATCGCCGCGAGGACCTGGCCTCTATCCATCGTTTCCACGAGGACTATGCGGCGGCAATCGAAGCACGCGACACGCTGGCGATGATCGCGACCAACGCCGCCTTCCACGCTGCCATCGCCGAGGCCGGGCGCAACCCTTATTTCACCGGGCTTTTTCGCCGGCTGCTCGATGAAGGCCGGCGCATTCTCCGGCTTTACTACCAGTCCTATGATGAACATTTTCCGCAGCAGTTCGTCGACGAACATGCCGAGATCATTGCCGCGATCGAGGCACGGGATATCGAGGCGGCCGACGGTCTGGGCAAGGTGCACGCCGAACAGATCGTCGCCCAGGTGCAGAAGCTTTTCAGTCGCAACGGCAAGCTCGACATCGCCTTATAA
- a CDS encoding extracellular solute-binding protein, with the protein MKVEIYDALMRRQASRRDVLRGTASAAALLGLSGAMGGIPGMAFAADDLRAQILQIPGVGKGSPTDADWQKVGELCLGPTKANVKQGEFAGVELTFMGLNNQNLHNFLFRGFLKPWEAYTGAKINWIDLAQADYNARLQQSIATGTVDFDILEMGAPFEGDTAGRGLLDEMPDWVAKQIEADDLVSYLKPPVGTWDGKTYRVTIDGDCHTFAYRKDYFGEGSISGMAEPPKTWQEVNAASKALIGKTDPLTSQPAYGYLDPLKGWGGFGFYFIENRATAYAKYPGDPAWLFDPENMKPLVNNPAWVQAIQDVLDLIAAKAYPADQINADPGTTAFSQFLAGTGAMLMWWGDVGSSARTSDTSVVGDVVGFGINRGSNRVYNRKTGQWEDKYNEAPNMAYLGWGIYVTKQVSGDEKKRKAAWSAAAHLGGKDLSLWTSAYPSGFQPYRQSNFNYDEWEKAGYDRAYIEDYLGSNADSYNHPNAAIEPRIPGIFQYYSVAEDELAKGFAGQYKSAQETADAIAAAWEKITDQIGRDSQLKLYRASLGI; encoded by the coding sequence ATGAAAGTCGAAATATACGATGCATTGATGCGCCGTCAGGCAAGCCGTCGCGACGTCTTGCGCGGAACGGCAAGTGCGGCGGCTCTGCTCGGCCTGTCCGGTGCGATGGGCGGAATTCCGGGCATGGCATTCGCCGCCGATGATCTGCGCGCCCAGATCCTGCAGATTCCGGGCGTCGGCAAGGGCTCGCCGACGGACGCGGACTGGCAGAAGGTCGGCGAGCTTTGCCTCGGCCCGACCAAGGCCAACGTCAAGCAGGGCGAATTTGCCGGTGTCGAGCTGACCTTCATGGGGCTCAACAACCAGAACCTGCACAACTTCCTGTTCCGCGGCTTCCTGAAGCCGTGGGAAGCTTATACCGGTGCCAAGATCAATTGGATCGACCTTGCGCAAGCCGACTACAATGCCCGCCTTCAGCAGTCGATCGCGACCGGCACGGTCGATTTCGACATTCTGGAAATGGGCGCACCCTTTGAAGGCGATACCGCCGGACGAGGGCTTCTGGACGAGATGCCTGACTGGGTTGCAAAGCAGATCGAGGCTGACGACCTGGTGAGTTACCTGAAGCCACCTGTGGGAACCTGGGACGGCAAGACCTACCGCGTGACGATCGACGGCGACTGCCACACCTTCGCCTATCGCAAGGATTACTTCGGCGAAGGCTCGATCAGCGGCATGGCCGAGCCGCCGAAGACATGGCAGGAGGTGAACGCGGCCTCCAAGGCGCTGATCGGCAAGACCGATCCGCTGACCAGTCAGCCGGCCTACGGCTATCTCGACCCGCTCAAGGGCTGGGGCGGTTTCGGCTTCTATTTCATCGAGAACCGCGCGACGGCCTATGCCAAATATCCGGGTGATCCGGCCTGGCTGTTCGATCCTGAAAACATGAAGCCGCTGGTCAATAACCCCGCATGGGTCCAGGCGATCCAGGACGTCCTCGATCTGATTGCGGCCAAGGCCTATCCGGCCGATCAGATCAATGCCGATCCCGGCACCACCGCCTTCTCGCAGTTCCTGGCGGGCACCGGCGCAATGCTGATGTGGTGGGGCGACGTCGGCTCCAGCGCGCGCACCTCGGACACCTCGGTCGTGGGCGATGTGGTCGGTTTCGGCATCAACCGCGGCTCCAACCGGGTCTACAACCGCAAGACCGGGCAATGGGAAGACAAGTATAATGAAGCGCCCAACATGGCCTATCTCGGCTGGGGCATCTATGTCACCAAGCAGGTCTCCGGCGACGAGAAGAAGCGCAAGGCGGCCTGGTCCGCCGCCGCCCATCTCGGCGGCAAGGATCTGTCACTGTGGACCTCGGCCTATCCCTCCGGTTTCCAGCCCTACCGCCAGTCCAACTTCAACTACGACGAATGGGAAAAGGCCGGTTACGACCGCGCCTATATCGAGGATTATCTGGGTTCGAACGCGGACAGCTATAACCATCCGAACGCCGCCATCGAACCGCGCATTCCCGGTATCTTCCAATATTACTCGGTCGCCGAGGACGAATTGGCAAAGGGTTTTGCCGGGCAATACAAGTCGGCGCAGGAGACCGCGGATGCGATTGCGGCCGCCTGGGAAAAGATCACCGACCAGATCGGCCGCGACAGCCAGCTGAAACTCTATCGGGCGAGCCTCGGGATCTGA
- a CDS encoding dihydrodipicolinate synthase family protein, translated as MKATIFSGVIPALMTPCKDDRTPDFDALVRKGGELIEKGMSAVVYCGSMGDWPLLTDEQRMQGVERLVQAGIPVIVGTGAVNTASAVAHAAHAQKVGAQGLMVIPRVLSRGTVVAAQKNHFKAILSAAPNLPAVIYNSPYYGFATRADLFFTLREEHKNLVGFKEFGGAADMRYAAENITSRDDDVSLMIGVDTCVFHGFVNCGAVGAITGIGCVLPKEVIHMCKLAQAAAAGDPDARQRALELESALAVLSSFDEGPDLVLYFKHMMVLKGDPEYTLHFNETDVLSESQRGYVEAQLKLFDTWYAEWSKLPGAVQRYKASA; from the coding sequence ATGAAAGCCACAATTTTTTCCGGCGTCATTCCCGCCCTGATGACGCCCTGCAAGGACGATCGCACACCTGACTTCGACGCGCTGGTGCGCAAGGGCGGGGAATTGATCGAAAAGGGCATGTCCGCCGTCGTCTATTGCGGCTCGATGGGCGACTGGCCGCTGCTGACGGACGAACAGCGCATGCAGGGCGTTGAGCGCCTGGTGCAAGCCGGCATTCCGGTCATCGTCGGCACGGGCGCCGTCAACACTGCTTCGGCGGTTGCGCATGCTGCGCATGCCCAGAAGGTCGGTGCCCAGGGCCTGATGGTGATCCCGCGCGTCCTGTCGCGCGGCACGGTCGTCGCGGCCCAGAAGAACCACTTCAAGGCGATCCTTTCGGCCGCCCCGAACCTGCCGGCCGTCATCTACAACAGCCCCTATTACGGCTTTGCCACCCGCGCCGACCTGTTCTTCACGCTGCGTGAGGAGCACAAGAACCTCGTCGGCTTCAAGGAATTCGGCGGCGCGGCCGACATGCGTTATGCGGCCGAAAACATCACCAGCCGCGACGATGACGTCTCGCTGATGATCGGCGTCGACACCTGCGTCTTCCACGGCTTCGTCAACTGCGGCGCTGTCGGCGCGATCACCGGCATCGGCTGCGTGCTGCCGAAGGAAGTCATTCATATGTGCAAGCTCGCCCAGGCTGCGGCCGCCGGCGATCCGGATGCCCGCCAGCGCGCGCTGGAACTGGAATCGGCGCTTGCCGTGCTCTCCTCCTTCGACGAGGGCCCCGACCTGGTTCTCTACTTCAAACACATGATGGTGCTGAAGGGCGATCCGGAATACACGCTGCACTTCAACGAGACGGATGTGCTCTCCGAAAGCCAGCGCGGCTATGTCGAAGCCCAGCTGAAGCTGTTTGACACCTGGTACGCAGAGTGGAGCAAGCTGCCGGGCGCCGTGCAGAGATATAAAGCCTCGGCATAA
- a CDS encoding Ldh family oxidoreductase, producing MTTTTLTIADLHSRVEAIFRKAGLNAVQAGALARVIVAGERDACKSHGIYRIEGALRTVKSGKVKPDAVPELDLNEGSAIVKVNADGGFANAAFELGVPALAERTRKLGIAALVINDCTHFSALWPEVEAVTKEGLAGLVMCPSYATVAPAGGNKPLLGTNPFAFGWPRQDTSPYVFDFATSVAARGEIELHRRAGKQLPEGWAIDVDGNPTTDPEAALAGAMLPFGGHKGSAIGTMIELLAGIMIGDLTSPEVLDYLGTTTLAPFHGELIIAMSPQAFAAGRPGDPFARAELLFEAIVGSGARLPSQRRFAARRKSETEGVLLSAAELELLDRLLDKGLDAIS from the coding sequence ATGACGACGACCACCTTGACGATTGCCGACCTGCATAGCCGTGTCGAAGCCATCTTCCGCAAGGCCGGCCTCAATGCCGTGCAGGCCGGGGCGCTTGCCCGGGTCATCGTCGCCGGTGAGCGCGACGCCTGCAAATCGCACGGCATCTACCGCATAGAAGGCGCGCTGCGCACCGTCAAATCAGGGAAGGTCAAGCCGGACGCGGTGCCGGAACTGGACCTCAATGAAGGGTCCGCCATCGTCAAGGTCAATGCCGATGGGGGCTTTGCCAATGCGGCCTTCGAACTCGGCGTGCCGGCGCTGGCCGAACGCACACGCAAACTCGGCATTGCCGCCCTCGTCATCAATGATTGCACCCACTTCTCCGCGCTTTGGCCCGAAGTGGAGGCGGTGACCAAAGAGGGCCTTGCCGGCCTCGTCATGTGCCCGAGCTATGCGACCGTTGCGCCCGCCGGCGGCAACAAGCCGTTGCTCGGCACGAACCCCTTCGCCTTCGGCTGGCCGCGCCAGGACACGTCGCCATATGTTTTCGACTTTGCGACCTCCGTCGCTGCCCGCGGAGAAATCGAGCTGCACCGCCGCGCCGGCAAGCAGCTTCCCGAGGGCTGGGCGATCGATGTTGACGGCAATCCGACGACCGATCCGGAAGCCGCCCTTGCCGGCGCCATGCTGCCCTTCGGCGGACACAAGGGATCGGCCATCGGCACGATGATCGAACTGCTCGCCGGCATCATGATCGGTGATCTCACCAGCCCCGAGGTGCTCGACTATCTCGGCACGACGACACTTGCCCCCTTCCACGGCGAACTCATCATCGCGATGTCGCCGCAGGCCTTTGCCGCCGGCCGGCCCGGCGATCCCTTCGCCCGCGCCGAGCTGCTTTTCGAGGCGATCGTCGGCAGCGGCGCCCGCCTGCCGTCGCAGCGCCGCTTCGCCGCCCGCCGGAAGTCCGAGACGGAAGGCGTCCTACTGTCGGCAGCCGAGTTGGAGCTGCTTGATCGTCTTCTCGACAAAGGTCTCGACGCGATCTCGTGA
- the rbsK gene encoding ribokinase, with protein sequence MSEKSGIVILGIFAADTAYKAKRLPHIAETLMGSGFTLGPGGKGSNQAIAAAKAGGKVTFISRVGNDPFGEMALAAYSQAGVKANVMKMDGVSSGAAFIFVDEVSGDNAIIVVPGAAGLIDIEDVEANRAAIESAAIFMTQLEQPLEAALHGLSMAKKAGVTTIFNPAPARAIPDEIYGLCDFIVPNEVEAAELVGHAITTDEQVRAAGRALLDRGARAAVITLGGRGAYYHTADQSEFVPAFSAGNVIDTTGAGDAFLGGFATAISEGQTPIEAVRFGSATAAIAVTRPGTAPAMPSRAEISALLSSSY encoded by the coding sequence ATGAGCGAGAAAAGCGGAATCGTCATTCTCGGCATTTTTGCCGCCGACACCGCCTATAAGGCAAAGCGTCTGCCCCATATTGCCGAGACGCTGATGGGATCGGGTTTCACGCTCGGGCCGGGAGGCAAGGGCTCGAACCAGGCAATCGCCGCGGCAAAGGCCGGTGGCAAGGTGACCTTCATCTCACGGGTCGGCAACGACCCGTTCGGCGAGATGGCCCTTGCCGCCTATTCCCAGGCGGGCGTCAAAGCCAATGTGATGAAGATGGACGGTGTTTCCAGCGGTGCTGCCTTCATCTTCGTCGACGAGGTGAGCGGCGACAACGCCATCATCGTCGTGCCGGGTGCCGCGGGTCTTATCGACATCGAAGACGTCGAAGCGAACCGGGCGGCGATCGAAAGCGCCGCGATTTTCATGACCCAGCTCGAACAGCCGCTCGAGGCCGCCTTGCATGGTCTCTCGATGGCGAAAAAGGCAGGGGTCACGACGATCTTCAATCCCGCGCCGGCGCGAGCCATTCCGGACGAAATCTACGGCCTGTGCGATTTCATCGTACCCAACGAGGTGGAAGCCGCCGAATTGGTGGGTCATGCGATCACAACCGATGAGCAGGTCCGTGCGGCGGGCCGCGCCTTGCTCGATCGAGGGGCGCGGGCGGCGGTCATCACCCTTGGCGGACGCGGCGCATACTATCACACCGCTGATCAGAGCGAATTCGTCCCTGCATTCTCGGCAGGAAATGTCATCGACACCACTGGGGCAGGGGACGCATTTCTCGGCGGTTTCGCGACGGCGATTTCGGAAGGACAAACACCGATCGAGGCCGTCCGTTTCGGCTCTGCGACCGCTGCAATCGCCGTAACCCGGCCGGGCACCGCCCCCGCCATGCCGTCGCGTGCCGAGATCAGCGCCTTGCTGAGCTCTTCATATTGA
- a CDS encoding ABC transporter ATP-binding protein translates to MAEVNISEARKAYGAVNILHGVDIDIRDGEFVVLVGPSGCGKSTLLRMVAGLESITGGTVSIGGKVVNNLPPKDRDIAMVFQSYALYPHKTVAENMVFALRLQKQPADIIKQRLQAAAETLDLVPYLDRYPRQLSGGQRQRVAMGRAIVRSPQVFLFDEPLSNLDAKLRVQMRKEIKELHQRLRTTTIYVTHDQVEAMTMADKIVVMQGGRVEQIGTPLELYDRPRNTFVAAFIGSPSMNLLKGRYKADGAIFVTETGDEIALAFTPQASDGQAVVLGVRPEHLSLSQSGLNTTVNVTEPTGHETMVFLRYGSGELVAVLSDRYDFAPGQVATIAARPGKLHLFDAESGKTLRPD, encoded by the coding sequence ATGGCTGAGGTCAATATTTCAGAGGCGCGGAAGGCCTATGGCGCCGTAAACATCCTGCACGGCGTCGATATCGACATTCGCGACGGGGAGTTTGTGGTGCTCGTCGGTCCATCCGGTTGCGGCAAATCGACTTTGCTGCGCATGGTCGCAGGGCTAGAAAGCATCACCGGCGGCACGGTCTCGATCGGCGGAAAAGTCGTGAACAATCTGCCGCCGAAGGACCGCGACATCGCGATGGTCTTTCAGAGTTATGCGCTTTATCCGCACAAGACCGTCGCCGAAAACATGGTCTTTGCGCTGCGCCTGCAGAAGCAGCCGGCCGACATCATCAAGCAGCGGCTGCAGGCGGCGGCCGAAACGCTTGACCTCGTGCCCTATCTCGACCGCTATCCGCGCCAGCTTTCGGGCGGCCAGCGCCAGCGCGTGGCGATGGGACGCGCCATCGTCAGGTCGCCGCAAGTCTTCCTGTTCGACGAGCCCTTGTCGAACCTCGACGCCAAGCTGCGCGTGCAGATGCGCAAGGAGATCAAGGAGCTGCACCAGCGGCTGAGAACCACGACGATCTATGTCACCCATGACCAGGTCGAAGCGATGACGATGGCCGACAAGATCGTGGTCATGCAGGGCGGCAGGGTCGAACAGATCGGCACGCCCCTGGAACTCTACGATCGTCCCCGCAATACATTCGTGGCAGCCTTTATCGGCTCACCGTCGATGAATCTGCTGAAAGGCCGCTACAAGGCCGATGGTGCGATCTTCGTCACGGAGACTGGCGACGAGATTGCGCTCGCTTTCACCCCGCAGGCGTCCGACGGGCAGGCTGTGGTCCTGGGCGTGCGGCCTGAACACCTCTCCCTCAGCCAAAGCGGCCTCAACACGACCGTCAACGTCACCGAACCCACCGGGCACGAGACGATGGTCTTCCTGCGCTACGGATCCGGCGAGCTTGTCGCAGTGCTTTCCGACCGTTACGATTTTGCGCCCGGGCAGGTCGCGACGATAGCTGCTCGGCCAGGAAAGCTTCATCTATTCGATGCGGAATCTGGCAAGACGTTGCGACCGGATTGA
- a CDS encoding carbohydrate ABC transporter permease: MVRIDFEKYGRAQRIRWWAMRLAVYGLLVTWACVCIFPLFWTVSTSFKTAADVMRGNLIPWFNFTPSWLGWRSLGLSPDTISQVSTVRDEFMRRLWNSIIISVAASALAVVLGSLAAYGLSRFSYKFGHMRNSDISFFFLSQLIMPPVVLALPFLVLYRELALLDTYAGMIAVYTLMVLPIVVWIMRDQFATIPVELEEAALVDGLSIWGAFARIIVPLVLPGMVAAFLLALILCWNEYFFAALLTSTNTNTLPVMIASQTGSQGINWWSMAALSTAGILPLVVVGVLLEKHIIAGMTAGAVK, from the coding sequence ATGGTTCGCATCGATTTCGAAAAATACGGGCGGGCTCAGCGAATTCGCTGGTGGGCCATGCGTCTGGCCGTCTACGGCTTGCTCGTCACCTGGGCGTGTGTCTGCATCTTCCCGTTGTTCTGGACGGTGTCGACCTCGTTCAAAACAGCCGCCGATGTCATGCGCGGCAATCTGATCCCCTGGTTCAACTTTACCCCCAGTTGGCTCGGCTGGCGCTCGCTCGGGCTCTCTCCCGATACGATATCCCAGGTATCGACGGTGCGTGACGAGTTCATGCGCAGGCTCTGGAACAGCATCATCATCTCGGTTGCGGCATCCGCCCTTGCGGTCGTGCTCGGATCGCTGGCGGCCTACGGTCTCAGCCGCTTTTCCTATAAGTTCGGCCATATGCGCAATTCCGACATTTCCTTTTTCTTCCTGTCGCAGCTCATCATGCCGCCCGTCGTCCTCGCCCTGCCGTTCCTGGTTCTCTACAGGGAGCTGGCGCTGCTCGACACCTATGCGGGCATGATCGCCGTCTACACGCTTATGGTCCTGCCGATCGTCGTCTGGATCATGCGCGACCAGTTCGCCACCATACCGGTGGAGCTCGAGGAGGCCGCGCTGGTCGATGGTCTGTCGATCTGGGGCGCGTTCGCCCGCATCATCGTGCCACTCGTACTGCCGGGCATGGTGGCCGCGTTCCTCCTGGCGTTGATCCTGTGCTGGAACGAATATTTCTTCGCCGCTCTGCTGACGTCTACCAATACCAACACGCTGCCGGTGATGATTGCCAGCCAGACGGGCAGCCAGGGCATCAACTGGTGGTCGATGGCTGCCCTTTCCACCGCCGGTATCCTTCCGCTTGTTGTCGTTGGCGTTTTGCTGGAAAAGCACATCATCGCCGGCATGACTGCGGGCGCTGTAAAATAG
- a CDS encoding ribbon-helix-helix domain-containing protein has translation MSTMNISLPENLKHFVGQQVVGRGYGSCSEYVCELIRRDRDRQHLRDLLLKGASSETTTPVDASYFDNLRDRASRQSSN, from the coding sequence ATGAGCACCATGAATATCTCGCTGCCGGAGAACCTGAAGCACTTCGTCGGTCAGCAGGTCGTCGGGCGAGGTTATGGCAGCTGTAGCGAATACGTATGCGAGTTGATCCGCCGCGACAGAGATCGGCAGCATTTGCGCGATCTCCTGCTCAAGGGTGCTTCATCCGAGACGACCACGCCAGTCGATGCCAGCTATTTCGACAATTTACGCGACCGTGCCTCGAGACAAAGCTCCAACTGA
- a CDS encoding RbsD/FucU family protein, which translates to MLKGIRAELNGNILQALCNMGHGDYLVISDMNFPSDSIARQTRLGTLLTMENIPAPQAIDAILSVLPLDTPIQPSVGRMEVIGKPGEIPPIQQEVQAIVDRAEGKPSPMYPVERMAFYDIAKKAYCVIATGELRFYGCFLLTKGVIPAAEAVR; encoded by the coding sequence ATGCTCAAGGGAATTCGGGCCGAACTCAACGGCAACATTCTTCAAGCACTTTGCAACATGGGACACGGCGATTATCTCGTCATCTCAGACATGAATTTTCCGTCGGATTCGATTGCCCGGCAGACTCGCCTGGGGACGCTACTGACCATGGAAAACATTCCCGCGCCGCAGGCGATCGATGCGATCCTTTCGGTCTTGCCGCTGGACACGCCGATCCAGCCTTCGGTCGGCCGCATGGAAGTGATTGGCAAGCCGGGTGAAATTCCCCCGATCCAGCAGGAAGTCCAGGCGATCGTCGACCGCGCCGAAGGCAAACCATCGCCGATGTATCCCGTCGAACGCATGGCCTTCTATGATATCGCCAAGAAGGCCTATTGCGTCATCGCAACGGGGGAACTGCGCTTCTACGGATGCTTCCTTCTGACCAAGGGCGTCATTCCGGCGGCGGAGGCAGTCCGATGA
- a CDS encoding carbohydrate ABC transporter permease has product MSTVEGDLLHTVEAGSISASRRFWGRTALWLSAIWFITSFILQGAHELGWTEWGFANWRPVLYAYFLWAVILCVTRVVIYGEAGKKALFVLPAALFVVSMVVFPLLFALWIGFSDWNLASSTGRRFNGLDNVRRMIADPFYANALLNMILYCLAIVIEYAIAFGLALLLNQDIVARKFWRVIFLVPLMLSPVAVSWMVGKSMLETRFGPVARFARWLGWENPSFFGDPLTAKLSIMIMDAWTFIPFMMIMLLAGLQGLSREVLEAAEVDGATRWQRFWKVTFPLMLPVSVTAVMIRVIFKLKLADIIITVTSGGPGGATDSVTSFIYREYRDRSNVGYGTLLALVYLVIIVFGMTMLMKISDRLVKRMTGRL; this is encoded by the coding sequence ATGTCGACAGTCGAAGGCGACCTGCTCCACACGGTCGAAGCCGGCTCCATTTCCGCGAGCCGCCGTTTTTGGGGCCGCACGGCTCTATGGCTGAGCGCCATATGGTTCATAACATCCTTCATCTTGCAGGGAGCCCATGAATTGGGCTGGACCGAATGGGGTTTTGCGAACTGGCGGCCGGTTCTTTACGCCTATTTTCTCTGGGCCGTCATTCTTTGCGTCACGCGCGTCGTCATCTACGGCGAGGCCGGCAAGAAGGCGCTTTTTGTTCTGCCGGCCGCGCTCTTCGTCGTGTCGATGGTGGTTTTCCCGCTGCTCTTTGCGCTCTGGATCGGCTTTTCCGATTGGAACCTCGCCTCCTCGACTGGGCGGCGCTTCAACGGGCTCGACAATGTGCGCCGGATGATCGCCGATCCGTTCTATGCCAATGCCCTGCTGAACATGATCCTCTATTGCCTGGCGATCGTGATCGAATATGCAATCGCCTTCGGCTTGGCGCTGCTCCTCAACCAGGACATTGTTGCGCGAAAATTCTGGCGGGTAATCTTCCTCGTCCCCTTGATGCTGTCGCCGGTCGCGGTGAGCTGGATGGTCGGCAAGTCGATGCTGGAGACCCGTTTCGGCCCGGTCGCGCGTTTCGCCCGCTGGCTCGGCTGGGAAAACCCGTCCTTCTTCGGCGATCCGCTGACGGCGAAGCTTTCGATCATGATCATGGATGCCTGGACCTTCATTCCCTTCATGATGATCATGCTGCTTGCCGGATTGCAGGGCTTGTCCAGGGAGGTGCTGGAGGCGGCCGAAGTCGATGGCGCCACCAGATGGCAGCGCTTCTGGAAGGTCACTTTCCCGCTCATGCTGCCGGTTTCGGTGACGGCGGTGATGATCCGGGTGATCTTCAAGCTCAAGCTCGCCGACATCATCATCACGGTGACATCGGGAGGTCCGGGCGGCGCGACCGATTCCGTCACCAGTTTCATCTATCGTGAATATCGCGACCGTTCGAATGTCGGATACGGTACCTTGCTCGCGCTCGTCTATCTGGTGATCATCGTCTTCGGGATGACAATGCTGATGAAGATCTCGGACCGTCTCGTGAAGCGGATGACAGGAAGGCTCTGA
- a CDS encoding LacI family DNA-binding transcriptional regulator, giving the protein MSKMPTVKDVAEYAGVSVGTVSRVLSGEAAVKPLLREKVNDAISALGYRPNVTARALRTSRTDVIGLIVPDITNPFFAQLAASVERAALERAHSLMLASSHDDREAEQSHVSAFLHRSVRGIIVVASSDGSGLHLPASVPIISLDRRFGTFPLVSTNHAQAAALIADHLYGLGHRRITYIAGPADTEAGRMRKEGFVGRMEEFGKTGQPVELEIAYGRFDYESGERIARDLLSRPAQDRSTAIAAASDQQAIGALRAARDLKIDVPRKLSVTGFDDISLANLVVPRLTTIRQPADMLARRAVGLLLAEPPGAEDEMVDGSLIVRGSSGPCPQPKADIAGHTN; this is encoded by the coding sequence ATGTCGAAGATGCCGACAGTCAAGGATGTTGCCGAATATGCAGGGGTCTCCGTCGGCACGGTTTCGCGTGTGCTCTCGGGCGAAGCCGCGGTCAAACCCTTGCTGCGCGAAAAGGTCAACGACGCCATTTCTGCGCTTGGTTACCGGCCGAACGTCACCGCTAGAGCCCTGCGCACCAGCAGAACCGACGTCATCGGTCTCATTGTTCCTGACATCACCAATCCGTTCTTTGCGCAGCTTGCGGCAAGCGTCGAGCGGGCGGCGCTCGAACGTGCGCATAGCCTGATGCTGGCAAGCTCGCATGACGATCGCGAGGCGGAGCAAAGCCATGTTTCAGCCTTTCTCCACCGGTCGGTGCGCGGCATCATCGTCGTGGCTTCGAGCGACGGCTCAGGTCTTCATTTGCCGGCATCGGTCCCGATCATATCGCTGGACCGGCGCTTCGGCACCTTTCCCCTGGTGTCGACCAATCATGCGCAGGCGGCCGCGCTGATTGCCGACCATCTCTACGGGCTCGGACATCGCCGCATCACCTATATTGCCGGGCCGGCCGATACCGAGGCAGGGCGCATGCGCAAGGAAGGCTTCGTCGGCCGCATGGAGGAGTTCGGCAAGACCGGCCAACCCGTTGAACTGGAAATTGCCTATGGCAGGTTCGACTACGAGTCCGGGGAAAGAATTGCCCGCGATCTGCTCTCGCGCCCGGCCCAGGACCGGTCGACGGCGATCGCCGCTGCCAGCGACCAGCAGGCCATCGGCGCGTTGCGCGCTGCGCGCGACCTTAAGATCGACGTGCCGCGAAAACTGTCCGTCACGGGTTTCGACGACATTTCGCTCGCCAATCTCGTCGTTCCCAGGCTGACGACCATACGTCAGCCGGCCGACATGCTGGCACGGCGCGCGGTCGGCCTTCTCTTGGCGGAACCGCCCGGCGCGGAAGACGAAATGGTCGACGGATCGCTGATCGTGCGCGGTTCGAGCGGCCCGTGCCCGCAGCCCAAGGCAGATATCGCCGGCCATACGAATTGA